A part of Rhinatrema bivittatum chromosome 16, aRhiBiv1.1, whole genome shotgun sequence genomic DNA contains:
- the LOC115078658 gene encoding taste receptor type 2 member 40-like, producing MLPLFTLISMTVLGLSALVGILNNVFIVAVNCLDKAKGRATNACDLIMSTLGAFNICFQCTMTANDFCVFLWSEAYFSDQVYPVFNTFLIFTIFSSFWFTVCLCGFYYLQIVLFTHPILVRLKHSISSLVPWMLLWSVLISLLISLPVPWSIYKDPINNITGDNFMLNTTLDEALPKINLYYLLFSNIIGCSLPLFLVGVSNILIVMSLCVHSRRMEQGGASVSTSRAEARMGAAKTVTSLLLLYVFFYFSEVLMFLDIFPPSSPWMCVCLMIIYGYSPIQSSILILGSPKLRKMFMRMFHRPKMGMSGHELPGKNISMLNGTISQ from the coding sequence ATGCTACCACTGTTCACGCTCATCTCCATGACTGTCCTGGGGCTAAGTGCACTAGTGGGAATCCTGAACAATGTGTTTATCGTGGCAGTGAACTGTCTGGACAAGGCTAAAGGCAGAGCCACGAATGCCTGTGACCTAATCATGTCTACACTTGGCGCCTTCAATATCTGCTTCCAATGCACTATGACAGCCAATGACTTCTGTGTGTTCTTGTGGAGTGAGGCCTATTTCTCGGACCAGGTTTATCCTGTCTTCAATACATTCCTAATTTTCACCATCTTTTCAAGCTTCTGGTTCACGGTCTGCCTCTGTGGCTTCTACTACCTCCAGATCGTCCTCTTTACTCACCCGATTCTGGTCCGGTTAAAGCATAGCATCTCCTCTCTGGTACCTTGGATGCTCCTCTGGTCTGTGCTGATCTCTCTACTCATCAGCTTGCCTGTACCATGGAGTATTTATAAAGACCCAATCAATAACATAACTGGTGACAACTTCATGCTGAACACTACCTTGGATGAGGCTCTACCTAAGATAAACCTCTATTATCTGCTCTTTAGCAACATCATTGGGTGTTCCTTACCCCTTTTCCTTGTGGGAGTCTCCAATATTCTCATTGTCATGTCCCTCTGTGTACACAGCAGGCGGATGGAGCAAGGGGGGGCCAGTGTTAGTACATCCCGAGCAGAAGCCCGCATGGGAGCTGCCAAAACTGTCACCTCCCTTCTGCTCCTTTATGTGTTTTTCTACTTCTCAGAGGTTCTGATGTTCCTGGACATCTTCCCACCATCCAGCccttggatgtgtgtgtgtctaatgATCATTTATGGCTACTCGCCCATACAGTCATCTATCTTGATTCTCGGCAGCCCCAAGTTGAGAAAAATGTTCATGAGGATGTTCCACCGGCCAAAAATGGGGATGAGTGGCCATGAGCTTCCAGGAAAGAACATATCGATGCTAAATGGAACAATTTCTCAGTAA